A genomic region of Arachis hypogaea cultivar Tifrunner chromosome 5, arahy.Tifrunner.gnm2.J5K5, whole genome shotgun sequence contains the following coding sequences:
- the LOC112801073 gene encoding transposon Tf2-1 polyprotein isoform X2 gives MFDSYDFLSTDQMSTHRRGRGRGRGRTGTVTPAPIGTDSVDFMAALGNMAAAMQATAEALGNQINQGNHGNNNDEGGPMTLATFLKVHPPTFRGTSNPTDADNWIQAMERALQAQQVPEEQWVEFGTYQLQGEAQYWWQGTRRILQPDGAAIPWEVFRTEFYKKYFPNSARNAKELELMQLKQGQMIVAEYTSKFEELCRFSRICQGAPEDFAEWKCIKYEGGLRSDILSFVAPMEIRVFSELVNKSRVAEDCVRKAAAEKGSLRVPFQRPSGRNFAPRGRNFKHGGSIPQQTQGQGNYRRLNTNGNQGRRFGKQPQQDLNCQRCGKYHPGVPCRLGLGVCYSCGQPGHIASNCPEKKKYETGRVQQPGRVYTTSTVGAEGSETLIRGNCEMAGKILNALFDSGASHSFIAFEKAHELGLRMVVLGYDLKVYNATHEATVTRIGCPQVPFRVQQRKFVHDLICLPMTGLDLILGLDWLSKNHVLLDCSEKSVQFMPEGSEAPVVVNSYYLNSMIVNCSGTECQGIMLLTAGVSGDDQSLEQIPVVCEFPDVFPDDINEFPPNREVEFAIELVPGSGPISITPYRMSPLEMAELKAQLEDLLGKHFIRPSVSPWGAPVLLVKKNDGSMRLCVDYRQLNKITVKNKYPLPRIDDLMDQLQGAGVFSKIDLRSGYHQIRVRDEDIPKTAFRTRYGHYEYTVMSFGLTNAPAVFMDYMNRIFRPYLDKFVIVFIDDILVYSKTEEEHTDHLRTVLQILRDRKLYAKLSKCEFWKSEVKFLGHVVSKQGIAVDPAKVEAVMNWERPTSVTEIRSFLGLARYYRRFIKGFSQLALPLTKLTRKDTPFIWTPECEGSFQELKHRLTTAPVLVLPEPSEPFEVYCDASLKGLGCVLMQHQNVVAYASRQLRPHEMNYPTHDLELAAVVFALKIWRHYLYGVKFLVFSDHKSLKYLFKQKELNMRQRRWMELLKDYDFELNYHPGKANVVADALSRKSLYAAWMMLREEELLKAFQGLNWGVREESGILCLSQLQISSDFKSELLKAHQDSEALRKVLPAVEQGKQWRVSEGQDGLWRFKNRIIVPDIGDLRQRILKEAHKSGFSIHPGSTKMYQDLKTMFWWPGMKNDVALHVSKCLTCQKVKIEHQRPSGTLQPLEIPQWKWESIAMDFVIGLPKTRSGCDAIWVVVDRLTKSAHFLPIQISCTMEELARMYIKEIVRLHGVPSTIISDRDPRFTSRFWGAFQRAFGTQLSLSTAYHPQTDGQSERTIQTLEDMLRACVLDQPVSWDRYMPLIEFAYNNSYHASIGMAPYEALYGRKCQSPLCWYETGERSLLGPEMMAETTEQIKKIRSRMLIAQSRQKSYADQRRKPLEFEEGEHVFLKVTPTTGVGRAIKTKKLNPRYIGPFEILKRIGPVAYRIALPPYLSNLHDVFHVSQLRKYTPDASHVLEPEPIQVREDLTLPVIPVRIDDFSIKRLRGKEVSLVKVAWSQAGIEEHTWELESDMRKDYPNLFSDAGREVSR, from the exons atgtttgatagttatgattttcttagcac ggaccagatgtcaaCTCACAgacgcggtcgcgggcgaggtagaggtaggacaggCACCGTTACTCCTGCCCCCATAGGGACTGATtcagtagactttatggctgccctgggaaatatggctgcagctatgcaggcgacagccgaggcactgggtaatcagataaatcagggaaatcatgggaacaataatgatgaggGCGGTCCaatgacacttgctacatttctgaaagttcaccctccgacttttaggggaacctcaaatcccactgacgcagataattggattcaggctatggaaagggcgttacaggcacaacaggttcctgaagagcaatgggttgaatttggaacttatcagttgcaaggtgaagctcagtattggtggcagggaacacgacgtatcctgcagcctgatggtgctgcgattccttgggaggttttccggacagagttctataagaaatactttcctaattcagctagaaatgccaaggaacttgaattaatgcagtTAAAACAAGGACAGATGATTGTTGCTGAGTATACTAGTAAGTTTGAGGAGTTGtgtcgcttttctcgtatctgtcaaggtgcgcctgaagattttgctgaatggaagtgtattaaatatgaaGGAGGTCTTCGGagtgatattctgagcttcgttgccccaatggagatcagggtgttttctgaattggtgaataagagtagggtggctgaggatTGTGTGAGGAAGGCGGCAGCAGAGAAAGGAAGTTTGAGGGTGCCTTTTCAGAGACCTTCAGGAAGGAACTTTGCTccgagaggtaggaatttcaagCATGGAGGTTCTATTCCGCAGCAGACTCAGGGTCAAGGTAATTATAGAAGGTTGAATACCAATGGTAATCAgggaagaagatttgggaagcagccacagcAGGATTTGAATTGTCAAAGGTGCGGAAAGTATCATCCTGGAGTTCCGTGCAGACTAGGACTTGGAGTATGCTATTCCTGTGGACAGCCTGGGCATATAGCCAGTAATTGcccagagaagaagaagtatgagactggtagggtgcagcagccggggagagtatacaccacttctaccgtaggtgctgagggatctgagacactgattagaggtaattgtgaaatggctggtaaaatcttaaatgctttatttgattcaggagcaagtcattcatttattgcatttgaaaaggcccatgaattaggattgagaatggtggttttaggttatgatttaaaagtatataatgctactcatgaagctacggtgactaggataggatgtccacaagttccTTTTCGAGTACAACAGCGTaaatttgtgcatgatttgatttgtttgcctatgactggtcttgatctcattttgggattggattggttatccaaaAATCAcgttttgcttgattgttctgagaagtcagtacagtttatgccggaagggtCGGAAGCACCGGTTGTagtgaatagttactatttgaattcaatgatagtaaactgttctggaaccgaatgtcagggtattatgttattaactgcgggagtatcaggtgatgatcagagtttagagcaaattccggttgtatgtgaatttccagatgtgtttccggatgatattaatgaatttccacctaatcgagaggttgaatttgcaatcgagttggtacctggatccggtccaatttcgattactccttataggatgtcgcctttagaaatggctgaactgaaggctcagctggaagatctgttgggtaagcattttatccgaccaagtgtttctccgtggggagcgccagtgttactggtaaagaagaatgatgggagtatgcggctgtgtgtcgattatcggcaattgaataagatcactgtgaagaataaatatccgttgcctagaattgatgatctaatggatcagttacagggtgccggtgtgttttctaagattgacctgcgatccggatatcatcagataagggttagagacgaggatattccaaaaactgctttcagaacccgttatggtcattatgagtatacagtgatgtctttcgggttaactaatgccccggcagtatttatggattatatgaacaggattttccgaccgtatctggacaagtttgttattgtcttcattgatgacattcttgtctattctaagactgaagaggaacatactgatcacttgcgaactgtgctgcaaattctgaGAGACAGAAAGTTgtatgctaagttatctaaatgtgagttctggaagagtgaggtgaagtttctcggccacgtggtgagtaagcagggaatagctgtggatcctgctaaggtagaagcagtgatgaattgggagcgaccaacttcagtgacagagataaggagtttcctaggtttggcgaggtattatcgcagattcattaagggattttcacagctcgccttacctttaactaagttgactaggaaggatacgccTTTTATCTGGACTCCGGAATGTGAAGGGAGTTTCCAAGAATTGAAGCacaggttgactactgcacctgtattggtattacctgaaccaagtgaaccgtttgaagtgtattgtgatgcatctctgaaaggtttggGGTGCGTCctgatgcagcaccagaatgttgtagcatacgcctcacgacaattaaggccgcatgagatgaactacccgacacacgatttagaacttgctgctgttgtgtttgctttaaagatttggaggcactacctctatggtgttaagtttcttgttttctcagaccataagagtttgaagtatctttttaagcagaaagagttgaatatgcgtcagagaaggtggatggagcttctgaaagattatgattttgaattgaattatcatccaggaaaagcgaacgttgtggcggacgctttgagtcggaagtctttatatgcagcttggatgatgctacgggagGAAGAGTTACTGAAGGCATTCCAAGGTTTGAATTGGGGAGttagagaagaatctggaatcctgtgtttgagtcagttgcagatttcaagtgattttaaatcagaacttctgaaggctcatcaaGACAGTGAAGCGTTACGTAAAGTATTACCGGCAGTTGAACAGggaaaacaatggagagtgtcagaaggccaggatggtttgtggaggttcaagaaccggattattgtgcCAGATATTGGAGACCTACGACAGAGaatcttgaaggaagctcataagagcgggttttcaattcacccagggagcactaaaatgtatcaggatctgaaaacgatgttctggtggccaggtatgaagaatgatgtggcattgcatgtatctaaatgtttaacgtgtcagaaggttaagattgagcatcagagaccatcagggacccttcagcctttggagattccacaatggaaatgggagagtattgcaatggattttgtgataggtttgcctaaaacccgatctggttgtgacgctatttgggtggttgtggatcgactaacaaaatcagctcactttcttcctatccaaataagttgcacaatggaggaattggctcgaatgtatattaaagagattgtcaggttgcATGGCGTGCCTTCTACTATCatatctgatagagatcctcgtttcacatcaaggttctggggagcttttcagcgtgcatttgggactcagttaagcttgagtactgcgtatcaccctcagacggatggtcagtcagaaagaactattcagaccttggaggatatgttaagggcttgtgttttggaccagcctgtgagctgggatcggtatatgccattaattgaatttgcttataataatagctatcatgcgagcatcggaatggctccatatgaggctctgtatggcagaaaatgtcagtctccactatgttggtatgaaactggagaaaggagtTTATTAGGGCCTGAAATGATGGCTGAAACGACTGAGCAaataaagaagattcgtagtcgaatgcttatagcccaaagccgccagaagagctatgctgatcagaggcgaaagcctttggaattcgaagaaggagaacatgtctttttgaaagttacaccaaccactggagtgggaagagctattaagactaagaaactgaatccccgttatattggaccctttgagattctgaagaggattgggccagtggcttatagaattgccttaccgccatatctttcgaatttgcacgacgtgtttcatgtatcacagcttcggaagtatactcctgatgcaagtcatgttctagaaccagaaccaatccaagtaagagaagatctaacactcccAGTAATTCCGGTGAGAATTGATGACTTCAGTATTAAACGATTACGCGGAAAGGAAGTATCgttggtaaaagtagcttggagtcaaGCTGGTATTGAGGAACATACTTGGGAgctcgaatcagatatgcgaaaggactatccaaatctcttttcag atgcaggtcgagaggtatctcgttag
- the LOC112801073 gene encoding transposon Tf2-1 polyprotein isoform X4: MSTHRRGRGRGRGRTGTVTPAPIGTDSVDFMAALGNMAAAMQATAEALGNQINQGNHGNNNDEGGPMTLATFLKVHPPTFRGTSNPTDADNWIQAMERALQAQQVPEEQWVEFGTYQLQGEAQYWWQGTRRILQPDGAAIPWEVFRTEFYKKYFPNSARNAKELELMQLKQGQMIVAEYTSKFEELCRFSRICQGAPEDFAEWKCIKYEGGLRSDILSFVAPMEIRVFSELVNKSRVAEDCVRKAAAEKGSLRVPFQRPSGRNFAPRGRNFKHGGSIPQQTQGQGNYRRLNTNGNQGRRFGKQPQQDLNCQRCGKYHPGVPCRLGLGVCYSCGQPGHIASNCPEKKKYETGRVQQPGRVYTTSTVGAEGSETLIRGNCEMAGKILNALFDSGASHSFIAFEKAHELGLRMVVLGYDLKVYNATHEATVTRIGCPQVPFRVQQRKFVHDLICLPMTGLDLILGLDWLSKNHVLLDCSEKSVQFMPEGSEAPVVVNSYYLNSMIVNCSGTECQGIMLLTAGVSGDDQSLEQIPVVCEFPDVFPDDINEFPPNREVEFAIELVPGSGPISITPYRMSPLEMAELKAQLEDLLGKHFIRPSVSPWGAPVLLVKKNDGSMRLCVDYRQLNKITVKNKYPLPRIDDLMDQLQGAGVFSKIDLRSGYHQIRVRDEDIPKTAFRTRYGHYEYTVMSFGLTNAPAVFMDYMNRIFRPYLDKFVIVFIDDILVYSKTEEEHTDHLRTVLQILRDRKLYAKLSKCEFWKSEVKFLGHVVSKQGIAVDPAKVEAVMNWERPTSVTEIRSFLGLARYYRRFIKGFSQLALPLTKLTRKDTPFIWTPECEGSFQELKHRLTTAPVLVLPEPSEPFEVYCDASLKGLGCVLMQHQNVVAYASRQLRPHEMNYPTHDLELAAVVFALKIWRHYLYGVKFLVFSDHKSLKYLFKQKELNMRQRRWMELLKDYDFELNYHPGKANVVADALSRKSLYAAWMMLREEELLKAFQGLNWGVREESGILCLSQLQISSDFKSELLKAHQDSEALRKVLPAVEQGKQWRVSEGQDGLWRFKNRIIVPDIGDLRQRILKEAHKSGFSIHPGSTKMYQDLKTMFWWPGMKNDVALHVSKCLTCQKVKIEHQRPSGTLQPLEIPQWKWESIAMDFVIGLPKTRSGCDAIWVVVDRLTKSAHFLPIQISCTMEELARMYIKEIVRLHGVPSTIISDRDPRFTSRFWGAFQRAFGTQLSLSTAYHPQTDGQSERTIQTLEDMLRACVLDQPVSWDRYMPLIEFAYNNSYHASIGMAPYEALYGRKCQSPLCWYETGERSLLGPEMMAETTEQIKKIRSRMLIAQSRQKSYADQRRKPLEFEEGEHVFLKVTPTTGVGRAIKTKKLNPRYIGPFEILKRIGPVAYRIALPPYLSNLHDVFHVSQLRKYTPDASHVLEPEPIQVREDLTLPVIPVRIDDFSIKRLRGKEVSLVKVAWSQAGIEEHTWELESDMRKDYPNLFSDAGREVSR, from the exons atgtcaaCTCACAgacgcggtcgcgggcgaggtagaggtaggacaggCACCGTTACTCCTGCCCCCATAGGGACTGATtcagtagactttatggctgccctgggaaatatggctgcagctatgcaggcgacagccgaggcactgggtaatcagataaatcagggaaatcatgggaacaataatgatgaggGCGGTCCaatgacacttgctacatttctgaaagttcaccctccgacttttaggggaacctcaaatcccactgacgcagataattggattcaggctatggaaagggcgttacaggcacaacaggttcctgaagagcaatgggttgaatttggaacttatcagttgcaaggtgaagctcagtattggtggcagggaacacgacgtatcctgcagcctgatggtgctgcgattccttgggaggttttccggacagagttctataagaaatactttcctaattcagctagaaatgccaaggaacttgaattaatgcagtTAAAACAAGGACAGATGATTGTTGCTGAGTATACTAGTAAGTTTGAGGAGTTGtgtcgcttttctcgtatctgtcaaggtgcgcctgaagattttgctgaatggaagtgtattaaatatgaaGGAGGTCTTCGGagtgatattctgagcttcgttgccccaatggagatcagggtgttttctgaattggtgaataagagtagggtggctgaggatTGTGTGAGGAAGGCGGCAGCAGAGAAAGGAAGTTTGAGGGTGCCTTTTCAGAGACCTTCAGGAAGGAACTTTGCTccgagaggtaggaatttcaagCATGGAGGTTCTATTCCGCAGCAGACTCAGGGTCAAGGTAATTATAGAAGGTTGAATACCAATGGTAATCAgggaagaagatttgggaagcagccacagcAGGATTTGAATTGTCAAAGGTGCGGAAAGTATCATCCTGGAGTTCCGTGCAGACTAGGACTTGGAGTATGCTATTCCTGTGGACAGCCTGGGCATATAGCCAGTAATTGcccagagaagaagaagtatgagactggtagggtgcagcagccggggagagtatacaccacttctaccgtaggtgctgagggatctgagacactgattagaggtaattgtgaaatggctggtaaaatcttaaatgctttatttgattcaggagcaagtcattcatttattgcatttgaaaaggcccatgaattaggattgagaatggtggttttaggttatgatttaaaagtatataatgctactcatgaagctacggtgactaggataggatgtccacaagttccTTTTCGAGTACAACAGCGTaaatttgtgcatgatttgatttgtttgcctatgactggtcttgatctcattttgggattggattggttatccaaaAATCAcgttttgcttgattgttctgagaagtcagtacagtttatgccggaagggtCGGAAGCACCGGTTGTagtgaatagttactatttgaattcaatgatagtaaactgttctggaaccgaatgtcagggtattatgttattaactgcgggagtatcaggtgatgatcagagtttagagcaaattccggttgtatgtgaatttccagatgtgtttccggatgatattaatgaatttccacctaatcgagaggttgaatttgcaatcgagttggtacctggatccggtccaatttcgattactccttataggatgtcgcctttagaaatggctgaactgaaggctcagctggaagatctgttgggtaagcattttatccgaccaagtgtttctccgtggggagcgccagtgttactggtaaagaagaatgatgggagtatgcggctgtgtgtcgattatcggcaattgaataagatcactgtgaagaataaatatccgttgcctagaattgatgatctaatggatcagttacagggtgccggtgtgttttctaagattgacctgcgatccggatatcatcagataagggttagagacgaggatattccaaaaactgctttcagaacccgttatggtcattatgagtatacagtgatgtctttcgggttaactaatgccccggcagtatttatggattatatgaacaggattttccgaccgtatctggacaagtttgttattgtcttcattgatgacattcttgtctattctaagactgaagaggaacatactgatcacttgcgaactgtgctgcaaattctgaGAGACAGAAAGTTgtatgctaagttatctaaatgtgagttctggaagagtgaggtgaagtttctcggccacgtggtgagtaagcagggaatagctgtggatcctgctaaggtagaagcagtgatgaattgggagcgaccaacttcagtgacagagataaggagtttcctaggtttggcgaggtattatcgcagattcattaagggattttcacagctcgccttacctttaactaagttgactaggaaggatacgccTTTTATCTGGACTCCGGAATGTGAAGGGAGTTTCCAAGAATTGAAGCacaggttgactactgcacctgtattggtattacctgaaccaagtgaaccgtttgaagtgtattgtgatgcatctctgaaaggtttggGGTGCGTCctgatgcagcaccagaatgttgtagcatacgcctcacgacaattaaggccgcatgagatgaactacccgacacacgatttagaacttgctgctgttgtgtttgctttaaagatttggaggcactacctctatggtgttaagtttcttgttttctcagaccataagagtttgaagtatctttttaagcagaaagagttgaatatgcgtcagagaaggtggatggagcttctgaaagattatgattttgaattgaattatcatccaggaaaagcgaacgttgtggcggacgctttgagtcggaagtctttatatgcagcttggatgatgctacgggagGAAGAGTTACTGAAGGCATTCCAAGGTTTGAATTGGGGAGttagagaagaatctggaatcctgtgtttgagtcagttgcagatttcaagtgattttaaatcagaacttctgaaggctcatcaaGACAGTGAAGCGTTACGTAAAGTATTACCGGCAGTTGAACAGggaaaacaatggagagtgtcagaaggccaggatggtttgtggaggttcaagaaccggattattgtgcCAGATATTGGAGACCTACGACAGAGaatcttgaaggaagctcataagagcgggttttcaattcacccagggagcactaaaatgtatcaggatctgaaaacgatgttctggtggccaggtatgaagaatgatgtggcattgcatgtatctaaatgtttaacgtgtcagaaggttaagattgagcatcagagaccatcagggacccttcagcctttggagattccacaatggaaatgggagagtattgcaatggattttgtgataggtttgcctaaaacccgatctggttgtgacgctatttgggtggttgtggatcgactaacaaaatcagctcactttcttcctatccaaataagttgcacaatggaggaattggctcgaatgtatattaaagagattgtcaggttgcATGGCGTGCCTTCTACTATCatatctgatagagatcctcgtttcacatcaaggttctggggagcttttcagcgtgcatttgggactcagttaagcttgagtactgcgtatcaccctcagacggatggtcagtcagaaagaactattcagaccttggaggatatgttaagggcttgtgttttggaccagcctgtgagctgggatcggtatatgccattaattgaatttgcttataataatagctatcatgcgagcatcggaatggctccatatgaggctctgtatggcagaaaatgtcagtctccactatgttggtatgaaactggagaaaggagtTTATTAGGGCCTGAAATGATGGCTGAAACGACTGAGCAaataaagaagattcgtagtcgaatgcttatagcccaaagccgccagaagagctatgctgatcagaggcgaaagcctttggaattcgaagaaggagaacatgtctttttgaaagttacaccaaccactggagtgggaagagctattaagactaagaaactgaatccccgttatattggaccctttgagattctgaagaggattgggccagtggcttatagaattgccttaccgccatatctttcgaatttgcacgacgtgtttcatgtatcacagcttcggaagtatactcctgatgcaagtcatgttctagaaccagaaccaatccaagtaagagaagatctaacactcccAGTAATTCCGGTGAGAATTGATGACTTCAGTATTAAACGATTACGCGGAAAGGAAGTATCgttggtaaaagtagcttggagtcaaGCTGGTATTGAGGAACATACTTGGGAgctcgaatcagatatgcgaaaggactatccaaatctcttttcag atgcaggtcgagaggtatctcgttag